One window of the Chanodichthys erythropterus isolate Z2021 chromosome 2, ASM2448905v1, whole genome shotgun sequence genome contains the following:
- the LOC137028256 gene encoding transmembrane protein 176A-like, which yields MSLTVSHGEGMTVITVTPNTKSKWPVLCQILRLLCCSPVCSVSQDMKEKLTNTHIALGVVQMFIGILNIVVGIVFTCLGLYWNMYMMAMGPFWLGSVFLVAGIVCILAAKFPSSCLLVIGIIVNVVSAALAITAVALYSVDLGNSHTGYYYDYSCDQSYNSYSGYDYDRYRTPSLEENMRMETCLYYKNLTEMVFRGLEIMMIVLSVLQLFVTISFCVLTGKALCKKDEDAKDPELYKQLLEDAISIPAC from the exons ATGTCTCTGACAGTGTCTCACGGTGAGGGAATGACGGTCATCACTGTTACCCCAAACACAAAGAGCAAATGGCCCGTTCTGTGTCAGATTCTGAGACTTCTGTGCTGCAGTCCAGTGTGTTCTGTATCTCAGGATATGAAAGAAAAGCTGACGAACACCCACATAGCTCTTGGG GTTGTGCAGATGTTCATTGGTATCCTCAATATTGTGGTGGGGATTGTGTTTACATGCCTTGGGTTATACTGGAACATGTATATGATGGCCATGGGACCCTTTTGGCTCGGTAGTGTG TTCCTTGTGGCTGGAATTGTGTGTATTCTTGCAGCTAAGTTTCCCAGCTCTTGTCTG CTGGTCATCGGAATAATTGTGAATGTAGTCAGTGCTGCACTGGCTATCACAGCTGTTGCGCTGTATTCAGTGGACCTTGGAAATAGTCATACTGGATATTACTATGATTATTCTTGTGATCAAAGCTACAATTCTTATTCAGGCTATGATTATGATAGATATAGAACCCCGTCCCTTGAAGAGAACATGAGAATGGAGACCTGTCTGTACTACAAGAATCTCACTGAG ATGGTCTTCAGAGGACTAGAAATCATGATGATAGTGTTGTCGGTCCTTCAGCTCTTTGTGACGATCAGTTTCTGTGTTTTGACTGGGAAAGCTTTGTGCAAGAAGGATGAAGATGCAAAG GATCCAGAACTTTACAAGCAGCTGCTGGAAGATGCCATTTCTATTCCTGCATGTTAG